DNA sequence from the Ogataea parapolymorpha DL-1 chromosome II, whole genome shotgun sequence genome:
ACCAATGGTGAATCTTTTGATGCCGAAGGTGAGTCATTTGTTGAAGGTATTGGAAAATTGGGATTGATTGATAACATTAGAGATGTGCTTACCCTGGCTAACGATTCTTTGCAAATCTCGGATATTGAAGCTCTGAATACTATCTACCGTCTGattgaggaggaagatttGCGTGTGGGTGCCAGCGCTGGAGTCAACGTTGCCGCCGCCATTAAGGTTGCTAAATCTCTTCCTCCAGGCTCCAATGTTGTTACAATCATTCCAGATGCAGTGGACATCTATGCCAAGAAGGTGTTCTCCAAGCAGTGGCTCATTGAGCAAGATCATTGGGACAAAATTCCTGATGAGTACAGAAAGTATGCTACGTTATAGAGAAGTTTATAGATTTGTATGGAGAGCTCAATGTGACTGAGCCTTAGCATAATGAAAGACACGACCGACACCGTATTTTAACCTTCAATAAAAGTCAGCTAGTTGCTATTCATGTATATATTTTGAGGAAGTGCTCGTCTCTAACCTTTTGATACTCTAGCTCTACGTTATGCTCTTTCACCCAATCTAAGCCTCCCAGAGTGTTAAGAAGTCGCCGTTGCCAGTCTGAATCATCTTTGGCAAGGTTAAGATACTTTTTCTTGACTTCGCCGTCAATGAAGGTTTGACGCTCGACCCTCTGGAGGAAATGTTTTCTAGTCTCATTGAATAAAAATAAGGATAAGGGCAGATTGTACTTCGTTTGTTCGTCCGGATCGCCATTAGTGGATTTTGTGGACGTCTCAGAAAGAGCCCGGTATAGCGCCCATATATCGTCAAATCCCATGGACGATCCCACAGCGTATACACCTGAAGTTGGGTGAGCTgcatctccagcaaaaGCTATCCTGTCCCCAATGATCAAATCTTGGAGCCATGGTGCTCTTTCCAAAGGAAAAGCCAGAATGTCAGGAAGAactttgatgatcttggTGATTAATGGGTCCCATTCCTGGAAGAACTCTAGCAGATGTGATATTCCCCATTGACCAGCACTTCTATTCCATGTCAGATCCGATGCAACATTTGGAGGTTCAGGAATTAAAGCCACAAATCCGTATTTTCCAAGACCAACTTTTCCAAGGAAAACCCAGGTACCATCTCTTCCCATCCATGCTGAGGTATCGTCCAACACTCCGTCAACGTCTTTGAGTAGCTTTTCATCAAAGACATATCTATAGGCAACTATCCCTTTGTATTCCAACTTTTCGTTCACACGAAACTGTCTTCGGATCCTGGAATAAATACCGTCAGCTGCAACAACTAGATCGGCACGGACAGGATCTTGATTCTCAAAGTGTAGAATTGCTCCAGAGCTATCCACATCAACCTTGACGGCAGCATGATTATACTTTATTACGCCTTCGGGGACATGCTTCAAAACAAAGTTATGAAGCGGCACTCTATGC
Encoded proteins:
- a CDS encoding Salicylate hydroxylase (Salicylate 1-monooxygenase) codes for the protein MTDVTKPLEIAIVGGGIVGAFAAATLSRLPNSRVTLYEKSEGPREAGAWIALTEAALLTLSRIANIEEVQEFVYRGKPAPLARRHWKTGEVLKYDTSSFPRPDNFVQARTHRVPLHNFVLKHVPEGVIKYNHAAVKVDVDSSGAILHFENQDPVRADLVVAADGIYSRIRRQFRVNEKLEYKGIVAYRYVFDEKLLKDVDGVLDDTSAWMGRDGTWVFLGKVGLGKYGFVALIPEPPNVASDLTWNRSAGQWGISHLLEFFQEWDPLITKIIKVLPDILAFPLERAPWLQDLIIGDRIAFAGDAAHPTSGVYAVGSSMGFDDIWALYRALSETSTKSTNGDPDEQTKYNLPLSLFLFNETRKHFLQRVERQTFIDGEVKKKYLNLAKDDSDWQRRLLNTLGGLDWVKEHNVELEYQKVRDEHFLKIYT